The Vigna unguiculata cultivar IT97K-499-35 chromosome 1, ASM411807v1, whole genome shotgun sequence nucleotide sequence CTGCTAAAAAGGACCAAAAAAAAGTCATTGGATATTATCAAATCCTCTTTCGatctatgaaaaaaaattcaacaagaAACAGAACCAAACCCGCTACCTACTTTAGGTCAAGGGATAGGTAGAGTAACTCTAGATATGGCTATAATAGCATCAGCACAAGGAAAGCACTTGCCGCCACTCGTAACACAATGGTATGGAACAAGCCATCTAGTCTGATACATGTATATCTATTTCTAACAAATGTTACTTGGAAAAGTTACATTTAGCAATTCATCAGAGCATAGAAACTCACCGGGCTTCCAAATCCAAACATAAATAGGTTTCACTTTCTCTTCAAGCCAATCTATTAGTCATTTTGATGGTTTAAAATTTGAAGCAAggtcaagaaaaaaaaaatctaatgcCATGAATCTTATGACAAAATTTCCATAACTCCCATCGGAATGCAAGTTAGACTGAATTTTACACTGATATGAAATCAATTCTAAACtttaattagaaagaaaaaactaatcTTCAGGGTACAAAACATTTTCCCGTGACAATCACTCAGACATATTCTTAGAAGGGGCAATTATGAATTGAAACACATAACAGGTGTAACATAATGCACCATCTCTTAAAGATAGTTTGTAACAAACCTTCCCAAATTAGAGAGGAGCAAAATCAAAGTTTTCCCTTGTCTTCttccttcatcttcttctgccACCTTCTCTTCTTGTAATCCTGCAACATCTGGGGCATCTTCTCCATCAACTTTGCAGTGTTCTCCCGCTTCTCAGCAGATATCCTATCACATTTGTGTCCTTTCCTCCTGGTCTTCATCTCCTTTCTTTCAGGATCATAGGGCCAATCTTCCCCAGCAAGGAGCACTTCCTTTCGCAGTCGGGCACGTCGTCGAGCACTGATACTCAATGGCTTCCATGCCCCCAGGTCCCAGTATCCCCATACTCCCTTAGCAAGTTCATCCTTGTATTTCACTAACTTCTCACGCCAAGGATATTGATATTCTGCAACTGCCTTTACCACCGAACCAACACCCTTGCCCGCCATAACGTAGCAACAAACTCTTTTGCTCTACACATGACAACAGCCACTCAATCAAGCAAATTTACAAACAACTTCTTGGCAAACATGTTTTCTATTTTAGACCAAATGATTACATACTACATTCATATAGCTTATTCTCTGAAAATAAACATGTATaacgagagaaaaaaaaaattctagagATAAAACATCAAGCATACTAGATTGAGTTGAAATAAGTTATTTCTCTCCCTTCCgcttccttttctcttttcaatagttatagagaaaaaagaaattaagatgTCCAGGTCTGTGTGTAGTCTATTCTGTTAATATGTACTTGTATGACTTTACAGTTTATACTTCAATTATTACTCAATCTGTTTTCCAATTAAGTGGAACAAAATGGTTATGGGAGGGTGAGCCCGGATTAACATGTATCTCATTGATAATGGTGTCATGTACAGCTGGCCAGATATCACCACCAGTTAACGGTAATTAACTAAAGCTAGTAACGTTAATTGCATATACTGGATCAGAGGGGCAAAACAGAACAGCCATTGGCTGCGAACAACTCACCTGGAGTTGTTGCCCTCTTTTGTTATGTTGACCTTAAGTGATTCAGCTCTCCTCTCTCCTACATTTCACCCTCCATATTTCTATAGCCAGTATCATTTTTTGTTCCAATTGTTTCAATTGTagcttcatatatatatatatatatatatatatatatatatatatatatatatatatatatatatatatatatatatatatatatatatatatatatatatatatatatatatatatatatgtatatattctATTGTTATGTCCACCCCAGGTTGTGTGGcatcttaattatgaaatcCCTCTCTCTTCACTCTATTTCAGCAGAGCCCCATTTTAGTGTGGCTTGGTTCCgtcattattttaatgttagttCAACCAAACATGTTTTGGATCATTCACTCTTTCCCTTTTGTTTCTCTCTAGTACTTACCATTAACACATCACCTCTAACCTTGCAACAAAAGTTCATAAACAAAGCCCCAAAAACAAGGCCACAAGTGTACTGTTATAACTCTCCCAACaacaaattatgttattgaCATGCATAAGTATAATCATATTATATTTGTCCACATGACAAAATCTAATCTAATTTTTACATCACACTTTTGAACCTTTTCCTTGGCCACTTCTTTCTCCTTTCCAACTTTTCTCAACatcataaaatacaattttcagTGCTTTAGAACACCCAAAAAacatctaaattattaatttcaagtTTATTATTGGGTATAGAAAACACCACGTATCAGTGCCTTTTATAATTGATGTCATCACTTAATTACTTGGCGTCCAGATTATATACCCTCCATGCTTTcagacaaattaaaattgacCCTACTAAtgtctaatttataaaactagttGGTCAATACATCAAAGGGAACTGAAGCATGTGCTGTTTTAGTATAAGTATGTTGCCGGCAGAAAGTGGATTAGGCTAAACAACAGTGATAATTACAATCTCGAGCTCAGAAACCATTTTAAGGTGTTCATTGCAGATAGATACGCCAAAAGAAATGCAACCAATTGCTCGCAGTCAGTCTCAAAACAACAGTCACAACCAACACGGAAACGAATAACCACACTTTGACCAATATGCAGCAATCGATAATCAAACTATCACTGGCAACtcacaattaatcaattaaGAAGTTTCATTGAGATGAAAAGATGATAAATACCTGCTAAAGGCGAAGAAGGCGGAGATTGGTATCCAGGCTGTATATTTGCGATGAACCCTAGCAAGAGAAAGAAAATGTTATTCGGCATTGACATAGACGTGCATTGCTGGAAATGCTGGTCTTGCTTGGATTTAGGAAAAAGTGAAACAAGAAGCGAATTGGACATAGAGAAAACAGAGGGAGAAGGAACCTGTATGGAAGAATATCGAGATTGTATGGATTGAAGGCCACAAGTTACTCCACTGTGTATGCTACCTTTGATGCCTTGATGCCTCTCTTTCCCTTCCCGTCTCTTTCATACCCTCTGCAACACAAACCCTACTTCTTGATACAACGAAACCCTCCTCCCTTTATTAGCCTACATGGAGATTAACATCTGAATCATTATCCTGATTAAAGAAAAGCAAGTTTTCATGTAcatattctttctctttttttcattatgtttgTGAAATTCTTAATTTCtgcttattattattattattatttctcataattttattcatttaacttttaattataattttttattttattttaaaatgttgaatgttgcagttaactaattaaatatgtttggcttaaaaatttagaaaataaaactataaacaGTAAAATATAGGatgaatatatgttttttttttgtgacttgacaattaagataaattaagattcatctataacaatatataaaggggattcccctttttgtgtccacttttcaaaataccgattttaccctttaaatataataatttattaaatttttaaaaattgaccgttactttataaactttttataaaatcagatgcctttgttgttctgatatatttcactttatttttaataaatataattttaatatatatatatttatttaataacattataatattatcactgctaataaaatattacgtatatttaaaaaatatacacacaggcgcgatagcgcctgtgttacgctagtatatatataatgaagatataaaataatatttatatattattaaaataaaataaaaaatattatatgaaaaatttattttaagtattgcaaaatgaaattattacatatttaaatacatattaagagtagtttaaaaaaagtaaataaaaatgtattaaaagaCACTCATAGCATGATGACAATAATGTCATATCTTTCTCAACTAATAATTTATGCACacaattccaaaaaaaaaattaaataaaagcgatttttttttaattcaagttctttttattagaaaaatatttacctctattaattttttattattatattatatgaactTCTttgaatcataaaaaatatagaaaataaactaatctaaaataagataaaaattaaaaataagaaaacaataaataaaactagtgtgtaacaaaaaataaattaaataacatacaaataATTGTagataaagtaaataataaaagtataaaaaataaaggaaagagaacaaaacagaattaaaataaatcaaatgttaataaaatacaaataagaaaggattaatataaaagtattttttattatccttttccaaataattttaataaactttttttactattttagaatttttagaacttttttattttctttttgtgaacTTTTAGTTTTTGATGTTCAAACATTATCAGATAAACCACATATGTTCAAATGGATTTAAGTATAATTTGTAATACTTAtgtttgaaataaagataaaatataactatttaaaaataaagatattatatatttacatttcatCTAGATTAAGAAGATTGCTATAAGTAgcatttaattttacttttaaaagaaCTTCGAAATATATGAGAGTTGAGTGagatttttaaagtatttcTGAAGTTCTTTGAAAGAAGAGTGATCTTCTTTCTTGAGCTTATCTTGGATAATATCAAtggatttttttcaaaacttcttccGTCAACTCAAATctctttctttcattcttttcttttcataacGTCCACCATGTTTTGTAGCAAGTATATatccattttcttctttttagaaGCAAACTTCAACATTTGTATAATTCTATGGATTAAATTTGTGTCAAATGATAAGTTCCATAGAattcttttctttcattattcaaaagttattttatacaaaatataattttcagaTCAGATCGtacaattcaaaaattattttcaaatctaAAATCTATTTTGGATTTCATAATTTGCAACTCcccagaaaataaaaaattctccTTCAAAACGAAAGGCCATTTCTCACTCATTCATTAAGGTTTAGAAGGTTAAAAGAAAGACTCTACTCCATTGAGAATAACTTCGATAACCATCCAAGGAAAAATAGCTCAGCCATATCACACTATATAAGACAGTTCCATGTCCAACGAAGAGGTGACTAATCAAAGAAAGCGGGGCTGAACCACACCATTTGAAACTGAAATCAGCACACGAAATTGGCTGTGTCAAAGTGTGATACTAAAGGAACATGTATGATTCTATATCTATACCCAAATATATCTCTAAGAATTTTGTTAGCCAATTTCCCTTGAGAGTCCAGTCTAAAACATCAATATGCCGCAAAGACTGGCCTATAAGAgttataaaagttataacaaaaatatcatgCAAATATGATAGATCTTGGAAGTTTGTAAACAGTTGCACTGAAAAGTACAAAAAGTAGAGTCCAAAGTAATGACAATCACTGCATTTCCTCTGAAGTTTTATCTTTTGGATGGAGGCCGTTGATTTTGTACAATTAATTTTCAGCATCAAGTAATTCTTTAGCCATTTCCAATGCTAAACACTGCAATATGATTGCACTAAGAGGCCTCGGATTAAGCGTCATCACTAGCATCCTCTGAATCTGAACCATCAACCATCTTCTCAAGTGCATCAAGACTCCCAGCTTCAGAGACCGTGTGGATTCTGAGTTTGCCAGCATCTTCActgagaaaacaaaacaaaacattctCCCTTAGCATATACAATGGTTTGTCATTACTTCCTATGTTCTTATTTTGATGACAGAGGCAgtttgttcataaaataaaataaaaaaatgttcaaatggATTTCTAGCATGCTGATAGAGTTATCAAGTATGTCAATAAACTTCAAGCGAAAGAGTGGTAAGAAACAAGATTCTAAATATTGATTGAAACGACCATAAAAGCAAGCATATAGAACATACTCTGTAACACCGAAGATTTCCTTTACAACCAAGGAGCTATCTCTTGAACAAAACTCTGGCAGCTGGAAACAGATTAGTAGGAGAAAAAATTAATCAGGTCATACATTAAACTCATAACAGACATAATTACAAGTATGGTCATTAAATGCCTTTTAAATGCACAAGATTATCCACATATGGGGCTTGGGTATGATAGATGCAGCCTTACTTCCACCAGTGTAGAGGCCATTTCTAAGACTCTAACACATGGCTTCAAGGTCATAAGGAAACAATCCTACCTTGTACCAAGACTCACTCTCGTGAGCCTTTTCATTAAGAAATTGAAAGACAAAAAATGTATTCAAAGTCACAAGGCAACAGACTTAACATTGTGCCAAGATTGAACCTGTCACGAGCCTCTTTACattaaaacattgaaaaatataatctcAAACTTTCAGAGCAGGAAGCAATTACTTACCCCAATATTAAGCTAATATATACCCAATAATTACATACCAGATTTCTCCCTGAAACCATAATTAAACTAGGTGCAACCTTTAAGGAATTTCCTGaacacattttaaattaaaaaaaaaaacaaaaaaaaaattcctgtAAAAATACAACACTTAATTTCAGTGTTATGGTTTCCAAATATTTGTTTAAGAAATCCTAGAAccaaaaaaaaactaaccatATCCAATGGTACCAAAGACATTTAAGAGTGCTTATTTTATGTTAGATAAACAAGTAGACAAACAGAATTTCTATCAAATTGACAGTTCGGTCACTTACGTCGGACAGATAGAAGACCTTTCCAAAAAGGGCCTGGACAGCTATTTTTCTCTTGAAACCCTTTTCAGTATAACCTGACTTATCCATCACAATAGGGCCTAAAAATTCAAATGTTATCGCAGTCAGAATAGAAATAATGGGTCCAGAAATTTAAACAGATTCATTTAATTACATTTGTAAGGAAATATATTTCTCAGACTGAATGAAAAAATTTGAATGGGGAAAGATCAGTTCTCTACTCTGTCATAGTCAATACCTGATCTTTCTATCTCTCAAGTTACTATTATTTAAAAGCATGTTAGGCTCAAAATAGCTGCTATCCTAGAAACAGCACTTTCTAAAAGTTTTGCAACTTCACAATAAGAGCagctttttcaaatttgaactCTGATTCAAGCTTCAAGAATTAgagaataaatatataagaaaagatcATGCAGAAAAATACGATGctaaatcaaataaaacaaattaccACAAATATTGGTATACTAAGGCAAGCTGCAAGGTACTGGTAAAGCTAAGTAAGgatgaataaagaaaaagaatgcaTGAGGATCTGCATTACTGCTCTGAGACTTTCTAAGAAGGATCTCGTCCAGTAGAAAGAATGAGATACAACTGTGGGAAATTAAAAAAACCCTATCATTGAGCAAACTCTCCAACTATCAAAACTGATGCTCTTTCAAATTGGTTATCTCCTCTTTGAAATCCATTAACTAAGCTAGTGCGTGTGGATTGGTTTATAGAAGCCGGAGGTCACAGGTTCAAATTAACATGCCACCACTGTGTGAAGTTTAACTTGACACCATATACTGGGATAGTAACCCTTCTGAATATACataacaaagagaaaaataaattgtttgacAGAGTATGAGAATTTGATTACTTCTCCTAGATTTTATCCAAAACATACAACCATTCACCAAGAGTGATCAACTAAACATGAAGCCCAATGTTAAAAATACATTACCTTTGTCTCGCACAATTCGTCGTGAAAATTCGTCGTGAAATTTCATTCAGAATCTCAGCAACGTGTGAATCACTTAACATAGAAGCTCTTCTTAGCTGAATTAAATCAGCTACCATGTGAGGATTGAATGGTTTCTCATTTAGAGCATAGATATATTTGCGCAAAATTTCTTCCAAACCAAAACCTGTCTGCATGTGATATACAGCTGTTACTTAAAATCATATGACACATATGCACAAGCACACAAAATTTATCAGGGCAAGTAAAAAGAAACTGTTTTTTCCCATGAGATTTTCCCCAGCAAGCAAATGGAAGGCAAGGAAATATTTCCTGACCAAGACTGATAGTAAGATCCTTCACATTGGAAAACTCCAAAGAATTTCACCTTCGAATGTATCATGCTTAGGAATGAAACAAGcaccaataatttattttttctaggGTCATACAAGGAAAAATGTAATTAGTTAGTCTGTGAAGTATAAACAATATTATCaggataaattaaaagtttgtcATTATTTTACATTACAAGAACAGCATTTACCGTCAACCAGATGGATCATTGCTCacattaattttgtaaactaaaatataataccAACTAATGAAAAATGGACTCCGGGCAGATGATAAGGCATGCACAAAAAAACCAAAACCTATAACAGAAAACAGTCATTAAAGAGACATCTCAACCATGCACGTTTAAGACATGAGAGAAAACAGAATGTCTCTAATGTTTCCAATGCAATCCCGGTatgaaatgataaaattgaaggAGTAAAAGTGACAGTAGAAGATAAGAATGATGCACCACACCTTGTCCTGAATTTGGACGATAGCTTCATGCGTAACTTGGTCTCTTCCGTTCTGAAATAAATCATCCAACGACTTGCACAAGGTGGCGTTTTACTGACCTGGAAATGAAGGGGAACATAAAAAGTTAGTACAAGGCGCAAAGGTGAGACAGAAAAAACGGTGGATTGGAGGGAATAACGAGTATGAGAGACCATTCTGCGGCGTTTTGCTTTGGGAGAAGAAAACTTTTTGACAGTCTTGACGAGGTGGGACCCACTCTGGGCCCGGGAATGGCTTGGGTGACGGAGGCGGTGAACTCGACGAGGTCCAAAGCCTTCTCCTGAATCCAGGGCAGCTCCTCCTCCACTTCTACTTCCActtccttctctttctcttggTTTTTGATGGAATTGGAAGTAGCGTTGTTGTTTGAGTTTGGCGTTGCCGAGCACGTTCCGGAGTTTGAAGAAAGTGAAAACGGTGGGTGTCGTGGAGTGAGAACAGTGGGAAATGCCAAAGTTGTGCATTTTGTTAAGTGAAAAGGGATTGCGGAGTGTTTTCTGGGAGGGAGAAACCGAGAAGCAATGGAACAAGAAGTAAAAGCCATTGTGTTGTGGCAAAACTCAATCCTC carries:
- the LOC114173341 gene encoding uncharacterized protein LOC114173341; the encoded protein is MAGKGVGSVVKAVAEYQYPWREKLVKYKDELAKGVWGYWDLGAWKPLSISARRRARLRKEVLLAGEDWPYDPERKEMKTRRKGHKCDRISAEKRENTAKLMEKMPQMLQDYKKRRWQKKMKEEDKGKL